One genomic segment of Odocoileus virginianus isolate 20LAN1187 ecotype Illinois chromosome 33, Ovbor_1.2, whole genome shotgun sequence includes these proteins:
- the TSC2 gene encoding tuberin isoform X8 yields MDVGLSSEFLLVLVNLVKFNSCYLDEYIASMVHMVCLLCVQTVSSVDIEVSLQVLDAVVCYNCLPAESLPLFIVTLCRTINVKELCEPCWKLMRNLLGTHLGHSAIYHMCRIMEDRAYMEDAPLLRGAVFFVGMALWGAHRLYSLKNSPTSVLPSFYEAMTCPNEVVSYEIVLSITRLIKKYRRELQAVTWDILLNIIERLLQQLQSLDSPELSAIVHDLLSTVEELCDQNEFHGSQERYFELVERCADQRPESSLLNLITYRAQSIHPAKDGWIHNLQLLMERFFRSESRSAVRIKVLDVLSFVLLINRQFYEEELINSVVISQLSHIPEDRDHQVRKLATQLLVDLAEGCHTHHFNSLLDIIEKVIARSLSPPPELEERDVAAYSASLEDVKTAVLGLLVILQTKLYALPASHATRVYETLVGHIQLHYKHSYTLPIASSIRLQAFDFLLQLRADSLHRLGLPSKDRLVRFSPYCVCDYLEMERSSEKKAGGPLSPPTGPPGPAPAGPAVRLGSLPYSLLFRVLLQCLKQETDWKVLKLVLSKLPESLRYKVLIFTSPCSVDQLSAALCSMLSGPKTLERLRGTPEGFSRTDLHLAVVPVLTALISYHNYLDKTRQREMVYCLEQGLIYRCASQCVVALAVCSVEMPDVILKALPVLVVKLTHISATASMAIPLLEFLSTLARLPHLYRNFAAEQYASVFAISLPYTNPSKFNQYIVCLAHHVIAMWFIRCRLPFRKDFVPYITKGLRSNVLLSFDDTPEKDSFRARSTSLNERPKSLRIARPPKQGLNNSPPVKELKESSAADAFRCRSISVSEHVVRSRIQTSLTSASLGSADESSMAQADDNLKNLHLELTETCLDMMARYVFSNFTAVPKRSPVGEFLLAGGRTKTWLVGNKLVTVTTSVGTGTRSLLGLDSGELQGGPELSSDPSVHVRQTKEAPAKLESQAGQQMYHGARDRVRSMSGGHGLRVSALDTAASHFPSSPTSPGSEKASAGSPLPAQKEKTNLAAYVPLLTQGWAEILVRRPTGNTSWLMSLENPLSPFSSDINSMPLQELSNALMAAERFKERRDTALYKSLSVPAAGSAKPPPPPRSNTVASFSSLCQSRCQGRLHRSISWADSAVVLEEGGPGEAGLSAEPPELEDFEATLGSDERCRRSDAFSRSSSTSSQEEKSFHAEELPPGGIPIERAVSSEGSRASVDLAFQPSQPLSKSSSSPELQTLQDILGDPGDKAEVGRLSPEAKARSQSGILDGEGVAWSAPGEERRGPAQPEGPLPSSCPRSPSGLRPRGYTISDSAPSRRGKRVERDAFKSRAGTSNTEKVPGINPSFVFLQLYHSPFFGDESNKPILLPNESFERSVQLLDQIPSYDTHKIAVLYVGEGQSNSELAILSNEHGSYRYTEFLTGLGKLIELKDCQPDKVYLGGLDVCGEDGQFTYCWHDDIMQAVFHIATLMPTKDVDKHRCDKKRHLGNDFVSIVYNDSGEDFKLGTIKGQFNFVHVIITPLDYECNLVSLQCRKDMEGLVDTSMAKIVSDRNLPFVARQMALHANMASQVHHSRSNPTDIYPSKWIARLRHIKRLRQRIREEAHYSSASLPLMQTHPPGHAKAPAQAPAEPTPAYETGQRKRLVSSVDDFTEFV; encoded by the exons ATGGATGTCGGCCTGTCCTCCGAATTCCTCCTGGTGCTCGTGAACTTAGTCAAATTCAATAGCTGTTACCTTGATGAATACATCGCATCCATGGTCCA CATGGTCTGCCTGCTGTGTGTCCAGACTGTGTCCTCCGTGGACATAGAG GTGTCTCTGCAGGTCCTGGATGCTGTGGTCTGCTACAACTGTCTGCCTGCCGAGAGCCTCCCCCTGTTCATCGTCACCCTCTGCCGTACCATCAACGTCAAGGAGCTCTGTGAGCCTTGCTGGAAG CTGATGCGCAACCTCCTGGGCACCCACCTGGGCCACAGTGCCATCTACCACATGTGCCGCATCATGGAGGACAG AGCCTACATGGAGGACGCACCGCTGCTGAGAGGAGCTGTGTTCTTTGTTGGCATGGCTCTCTGGGGTGCCCACCGGCTCTATTCTCTCAAGAACTCCCCAACATCTGTGTTGCCATCGTTTTATGAG GCCATGACCTGCCCGAATGAGGTGGTGTCCTACGAGATTGTCCTCTCCataaccagactcatcaagaagtACAGGAGGGAGCTCCAGGCCGTGACCTGGGACATCCTGCTGAACATCATCGAGCGTCTGCTCCAGCAGCTCCAG AGCCTGGACAGCCCAGAGCTGAGTGCCATTGTGCACGACCTGCTGAGCACAGTGGAGGAGCTGTGTGACCAGAACGAGTTTCATGGCTCACAGGAGAGATACTTTGAGCTCGTGGAGAGGTGTGCGGACCAGAGGCCT GAGTCCTCCCTCTTAAACTTAATAACCTATAGGGCTCAGTCCATCCATCCAGCGAAGGACGGCTGGATCCACAACCTGCAGCTGCTGATGGAGAGGTTCTTCAG GAGTGAGTCACGCAGCGCCGTGCGCATCAAGGTGCTGGACGTCCTGTCCTTCGTGCTGCTCATCAACAGGCAGTTCTACGAG GAGGAGCTTATCAACTCAGTGGTCATCTCGCAGCTCTCCCACATCCCTGAGGATAGAGACCACCAGGTCCGGAAGCTGGCCACCCAGTTGCTGGTAGATCTGGCCGAAGGCTGCCATACCCACCACTTCAACAGTCTACTGGACATCATTGAGAAA GTGATCGCTCGCTCCCTCTCTCCGCCCCCTGAGCTGGAGGAGAGGGATGTGGCCGCATACTCGGCCTCCTTGGAGGACGTGAAGACTGCGGTCCTGGGGCTCCTGGTCATCCTTCAG ACCAAGCTGTACGCCCTGCCCGCCAGCCATGCCACACGCGTGTACGAGACACTGGTCGGCCACATTCAGCTCCACTACAAGCACAGCTACACCCTGCCCATTGCCAGCAGCATCCGTCTGCAG GCCTTTGACTTCCTGCTGCAGCTGCGGGCCGACTCGCTGCACCGCCTGGGCCTACCCAGCAAGGACAGGCTCGTGAGGTTCAGCCCCTACTGCGTCTGTGACTACCT GGAGATGGAGAGGAGCTCTGAGAAGAAGGCTGGGGGGCCTCTGTCCCCGCCCACTGGGCCCCCTGGCCCTGCGCCCGCGGGCCCGGCCGTGCGCCTCGGCTCCCTGCCCTACTCCCTGCTCTTCCGTGTTCTGCTGCAGTGTCTGAAGCAG GAGACCGACTGGAAGGTGCTGAAGCTGGTGCTCAGCAAGCTGCCTGAGTCGCTGCGCTACAAGGTCCTCATCTTCACCTCCCCATGCAGCGTCGACCAGCTGTCCGCCGCCCTCTGCTCCATG CTTTCAGGTCCCAAGACCCTGGAGCGGCTCCGAGGCACCCCGGAAGGCTTCTCCAGAACCGACCTGCATCTTGCTGTGGTTCCCGTGCTGACGGCACTGATCTCTTACCATAACTACTTGGACAAAACTAGACAG CGAGAGATGGTGTATTGCCTGGAACAAGGCCTCATCTACCGCTGTGCCAGCCAGTGTGTGGTGGCCCTGGCCGTGTGCAGCGTGGAGATGCCTGACGTCATCCTCAAGGCGCTGCCCGTCCTGGTCGTGAAGCTCACACACATCTCGGCCACGGCCAGCATGGCCATCCCGCTACTCGAGTTTCTGTCCA CTCTGGCCAGGCTGCCTCACCTCTACAGGAACTTCGCAGCAGAGCAGTACGCCAGCGTGTTTGCCATTTCCCTGCCGTATACCAACCCCTCTAA GTTCAATCAGTACATCGTGTGCCTGGCCCATCACGTCATAGCCATGTGGTTCATCAGGTGCCGCCTGCCCTTCCGGAAGGACTTTGTTCCTTACATCACCAAG GGTCTGCGCTCCAACGTCCTCCTGTCCTTTGATGACACCCCCGAGAAGGACAGCTTCAGAGCGCGGAGCACCAGTCTCAATGAGAGGCCCAAGAG TTTGAGGATAGCCAGACCCCCCAAACAAGGCTTGAATAACTCTCCACCCGTGAAAGAACTCAAGGAGAGCTCTGCAGCCGATGCCTTCCGGTGCCGCAGCATCAGTGTGTCTGAACATGTGGTCCGCAG CAGGATCCAGACCTCTCTCACAAGCGCCAGCCTGGGGTCTGCAGACGAGAGCTCGATGGCCCAGGCCGATGACAACTTGAAAAACCTCCACCTGGAGCTCACAGAGACGTGTCTGGACATGATGGCCAGATACGTGTTCTCTAACTTCACGGCGGTCCCCAAGAG GTCCCCCGTAGGAGAGTTCCTCCTGGCTGGTGGCAGGACCAAAACCTGGCTGGTTGGGAACAAGCTTGTCACCGTGACGACGAGCGTGGGGACGGGGACCCGGTCACTGCTAGGCCTGGACTCGGGAGAGCTGCAGGGTGGCCCGGAGTTGAG CTCTGACCCCAGTGTGCACGTGAGACAGACAAAGGAGGCGCCCGCCAAGCTGGAGTCCCAGGCTGGGCAGCAGATGTACCACGGAGCCCGGGACCGGGTCCGCTCCATGTCCG gGGGCCATGGCCTTCGTGTGAGTGCCTTGGACACTGCAGCCTCCCACTTCCCCAGCAGCCCCACGTCCCCGGGCTCCGAGAAGGCTTCAGCTGGCAGCCCGCTCCCGGCGCAGAAGGAGAAGACAAACCTGGCTGCTTACGTGCCCCTGCTGACCCAGGGCTGGGCGGAGATCCTGGTCCGCAGGCCCACAG GCAACACCAGCTGGCTGATGAGCCTGGAGAACCCgctcagccccttctcctcgGACATCAACAGCATGCCACTACAGGAGCTGTCGAACGCCCTCATGGCCGCCGAGCGCTTCAAGGAGCGCCGCGACACAGCCCTGTACAAGTCGCTGTCAGTGCCGGCGGCTGGCTCAGCCaagccgcccccgcccccgcgctCCAACACAG tggcctctttctcctccctgtGCCAGTCCAGGTGCCAAGGAAGGCTGCACAGGAGCATTTCCTGGGCAG ATTCTGCAGTAGTCCTAGAGGAGGGAGGTCCAGGCGAGGCCGGTTTGTCAGCAGAGCCTCCCGAGTTGGAAGATTTTGAGGCGACACTGGGCTCCGATGAGCGCTGCAGGCGCAGCGACGCTTTCAGCAGG TCATCTTCCACCTCCAGCCAGGAGGAGAAGTCATTCCATGCTGAGGAATTGCCTCCTGGCGGCATCCCCATCGAGCGGGCAGTCTCCTCAGAGGGCTCCCGGGCCTCCGTGGACCTCGCCTTCCAGCCCTCGCAGCCCCTGAGCAAGTCCAGCTCGTCGCCTGAACTGCAGACCCTGCAGGACATCCTGGGGGACCCCGGGGACAAGGCTGAGGTCGGCCGGCTGAGTCCTGAGGCCAAGGCCCGGTCACAGTCAGGGATCCTGGACGGGGAAGGTGTTGCCTGGTCAGCCCCGGGCGAGGAGCGCCGGGGCCCCGCCCAGCCAGAGGGCCCCCTGCCGTCCAGCTGTCCCCGCTCCCCCAGTGGACTGCGGCCCCGAGGCTACACCATCTCAGATTCGGCCCCGTCACGCCGGGGAAAGAGGGTGGAGAGGGATGCCTTCAAGAGCCGAGCGGGGACCTCCAACACCGAGAAGGTGCCCGGCATCAACCCCAG CTTCGTGTTCCTGCAGCTCTACCACTCACCATTCTTCGGTGACGAGTCCAACAAGCCAATCCTTTTGCCTAATGAG TCTTTCGAGCGGTCAGTGCAGCTCCTCGACCAGATCCCATCATACGACACGCACAAGATCGCTGTTCTGtatgtgggagaaggccag AGCAACAGTGAGCTTGCCATCCTGTCCAACGAGCACGGCTCCTACAGGTACACAGAGTTCCTCACGGGGCTGGGCAAGCTCATTGAGCTCAAGGACTGCCAGCCGGACAAGGTGTACCTGGGCGGCCTGGACGTGTGCGGTGAGGATGgccagttcacgtattgctggcACGACGACATCATGCAAG CTGTCTTCCACATTGCCACCCTGATGCCCACCAAGGACGTGGACAAGCACCGCTGTGACAAGAAGCGCCACCTGGGCAACGACTTCGTGTCCATCGTCTACAATGACTCTGGCGAGGACTTCAAGTTGGGCACCATCAAG GGCCAATTCAACTTCGTCCACGTGATTATCACCCCCTTGGACTACGAGTGCAACCTGGTGTCTCTGCAGTGCAGGAAAG ACATGGAGGGCCTTGTGGACACCAGCATGGCCAAGATCGTGTCGGACCGAAACCTGCCCTTCGTGGCCCGCCAGATGGCCCTGCACGCGAAC atgGCCTCGCAGGTGCACCATAGCCGCTCCAACCCCACCGACATCTACCCCTCTAAGTGGATCGCCAGGCTCCGCCACATCAAGCGGCTGCGCCAGCGG atccGTGAGGAAGCCCACTACTCGAGTGCCAGCCTGCCCCTGATGCAAACGCACCCTCCTGGTCATGCCAAGGCTCCGGCACAGGCCCCGGCCGAGCCCACGCCCGCCTACGAGACAGGCCAGCGGAAGCGCCTGGTCTCCTCTGTGGATGACTTCACGGAGTTTGTGTGA